The Xiphias gladius isolate SHS-SW01 ecotype Sanya breed wild chromosome 9, ASM1685928v1, whole genome shotgun sequence genome window below encodes:
- the col1a1b gene encoding collagen, type I, alpha 1b isoform X1 has translation MFSFVDIRLALLLSAAVLLARAQGEDDSTFGSCTLNGQLYNDKDVWKPEPCQICVCDSGTVMCDEVICEDTSECADPIIPEGECCPICPDDGPQVPDVFEPTKGDVGPKGDRGPAGPPGNDGIPGQPGLPGPPGPPGPPGLGGNFSPQMSYMDSSKSSGPSVPGPIGPMGPRGPAGPPGSSGPQGFTGPPGEPGEPGASGSMGPRGPVGPPGKNGDDGEPGKAGRPGERGAAGPQGARGFPGTPGLPGIKGHRGFSGLDGAKGQTGPAGPKGEPGSPGENGLPGIMGARGLPGERGHPGAPGPAGARGNDGNTGPAGPPGPTGPAGSPGFLGGAGPKGETGATGARGADGPQGARGEPGNPGPAGAAGPAGAPGTDGAPGAKGNSGAAGITGAPGFPGTRGPAGAQGAVGAPGPKGNNGDVGPHGPKGEPGAKGEPGPAGIQGLPGPSGEEGKRGGRGEPGGAGPRGPPGERGAHGARGFPGADGAVGGKGAPGERGAPGAMGSQGATGESGNPGTPGAPGSKGVTGSPGSPGADGKVGPAGASGQDGRPGPPGSAGSRGQPGVMGFPGPKGLTGEPGKPGERGAVGASGPVGAPGKDGDVGAPGPSGPAGPAGEKGEQGPVGSPGYQGLSGPQGATGETGKPGEQGAPGEAGPPGPAGGRGDRGFPGERGATGITGPTGPRGAPGPAGSDGPKGETGAAGASGGLGAPGMQGMPGERGASGLPGVKGERGEPGGKGGDGAPGKDGVRGLTGAIGVPGPPGAQGEKGEGGPPGVTGPSGSRGAPGERGETGPPGPAGFAGPPGADGQPGAKGESGDTGPKGDVGAPGPSGPLGGVGPQGPAGPTGPKGARGGAGPPGATGYPGPAGRVGPPGPSGTAGPPGPIGPVGKDGARGSRGEPGPAGRPGEAGAAGPPGPAGEKGSHGADGAPGPSGLPGPQGITGQRGGVGLTGQRGERGMPGVSGASGEPGKQGSSGPVGERGPPGPAGPAGLSGAPGEAGREGSAGHDGAPGRDGPPGPKGDRGETGLAGPHGPPGAPGAPGPLGAYGKAGSRGETGPAGPAGPSGPAGVRGPAGPAGAKGDRGEAGEAGERGHKGHRGFTGMHGLPGPAGSVGERGPAGANGPAGPRGPAGSNGATGKDGMNGLPGPIGPPGPRGRNGDMGPAGPPGPPGPAGPPGPPGNGYPFISPPAQEKAPDPYHGGHWHDDDPNVVQDRDMEVDTTLKTLTQKVEKIRSPDGTQKSPARMCRDLKMSHPEWKTGIYWVDPNQGSSLDAIKVHCNMETGQTCIYPSESSIPMKNWYLSKNIREKKHVWFSESMTGGFQFQYGSDGADSEDVSIQMTFMRLMSNQASQNITYHCKNSIAYMDSATGNLKKALLLQGSNDVEIRAEGNSRFTYSVSEDGCTSHTGTWGKTVIDYKTSKTSRLPIIDIAPMDVGAPDQEFGVEVGPVCFL, from the exons AACTTCTCTCCTCAAATGAGCTACATGGACTCCTCCAAATCCTCTGGCCCATCTGTTCCTGGCCCCATT GGTCCTATGGGTCCTCGTGGTCCTGCTGGACCCCCTGGCTCCTCT GGTCCTCAGGGTTTCACTGGACCCCCTGGAGAGCCTGGTGAGCCCGGAGCTTCT GGTTCCATGGGTCCTCGTGGTCCCGTTGGCCCCCCTGGAAAGAACGGAGATGAT GGTGAGCCCGGCAAAGCTGGACGTCCCGGTGAGCGCGGAGCTGCTGGCCCTCAG GGTGCTCGTGGATTCCCCGGAACACCTGGACTCCCCGGCATCAAGGGACACAGA GGTTTCAGCGGTCTGGATGGAGCTAAGGGACAAACCGGACCTGCTGGCCCTAAG GGAGAGCCCGGTTCCCCTGGTGAGAACGGTCTTCCTGGAATCATG GGTGCTCGTGGTCTTCCTGGTGAGAGAGGCCACCCTGGAGCTCCTGGCCCTGCT GGTGCTCGTGGTAATGATGGCAACACTGGTCCTGCTGGACCTCCT GGACCCACTGGACCTGCTGGATCCCCTGGATTCCTCGGTGGTGCTGGCCCTAAG GGAGAAACCGGTGCCACTGGAGCCCGTGGAGCTGACGGACCCCAGGGAGCCCGTGGCGAGCCTGGTAACCCAGGACCCGCTGGAGCCGCTGGACCTGCT GGTGCTCCCGGAACTGATGGTGCCCCTGGTGCTAAGGGTAATTCT GGTGCTGCTGGTATTACTGGTGCTCCTGGTTTCCCAGGTACTCGTGGTCCTGCTGGAGCTCAGGGAGCTGTTGGTGCTCCTGGTCCCAAGGGTAACAAT GGTGATGTTGGTCCCCATGGTCCTAAGGGAGAGCCTGGTGCCAAGGGAGAGCCT GGCCCCGCAGGAATTCAGGGACTTCCTGGCCCCTCTGgtgaggagggaaagagaggaggtcGTGGAGAGCCCGGTGGTGCTGGACCCCGTGGACCCCCTGGAGAGCGT GGTGCCCATGGTGCTCGCGGTTTCCCTGGTGCTGATGGAGCTGTTGGTGGCAAG GGAGCCCCTGGTGAGCGTGGTGCCCCTGGCGCAATGGGATCTCAGGGAGCCACTGGTGAGTCTGGAAACCCTGGTACTCCTGGCGCACCTGGATCCAAG GGTGTGACTGGTAGCCCTGGAAGCCCTGGCGCTGATGGCAAAGTTGGACCTGCT GGTGCTTCTGGACAAGATGGCCGCCCTGGACCTCCTGGCTCAGCTGGAAGCAGAGGTCAGCCTGGAGTTATGGGATTCCCCGGACCCAAGGGACTTACT GGTGAGCCTGGTAAGCCTGGTGAGAGAGGCGCTGTTGGTGCTTCTGGCCCTGTT GGTGCCCCTGGCAAAGATGGTGATGTTGGTGCTCCTGGACCTTCTGGCCCTGCT GGACCTGCTGGAGAGAAGGGAGAGCAGGGACCTGTTGGTTCTCCCGGATACCAG GGTCTTTCTGGACCCCAAGGTGCTACTGGTGAGACTGGAAAGCCTGGTGAGCAG GGTGCTCCCGGTGAGGCTGGACCCCCTGGCCCAGCTGGTGGAAGA GGCGACAGAGGTTTCCCTGGTGAGCGCGGTGCTACTGGCATTACTGGCCCAACTGGACCCCGTGGTGCCCCTGGCCCTGCTGGTAGCGACGGACCTAAG ggaGAGACCGGTGCTGCTGGTGCCTCCGGTGGTCTTGGAGCCCCTGGAATGCAGGGAATGCCCGGCGAGCGTGGAGCTTCTGGTCTCCCTGGTGtcaagggagagaga GGTGAGCCTGGTGGCAAGGGAGGTGATGGTGCCCCTGGCAAAGATGGCGTGCGTGGTCTGACTGGTGCTATTGGAGTTCCTGGACCTCCTGGTGCTCAGGGTGAGAAG GGTGAGGGTGGCCCCCCTGGAGTCACTGGACCCTCTGGCTCTCGTGGTGCACCT GGTGAGCGTGGAGAGACTGGACCTCCTGGACCTGCCGGATTCGCTGGACCTCCT GGTGCCGATGGTCAGCCTGGTGCCAAGGGAGAGAGTGGTGATACTGGACCCAAGGGAGATGTCGGTGCTCCTGGACCCAGTGGACCTCTTGGAGGTGTTGGTCCTCAG GGACCTGCCGGTCCTACCGGACCCAAAGGTGCTCGTGGTGGTGCTGGACCTCCT GGTGCTACTGGTTACCCTGGACCCGCTGGCAGAGTTGGACCCCCTGGCCCTTCC GGAACTGCTGGACCCCCTGGACCCATCGGACCCGTTGGCAAAGATGGAGCAAGAGGAAGTCGTGGTGAGCCTGGCCCTGCTGGTCGCCCTGGCGAGGCTGGTGCTGCTGGACCTCCAGGACCTGCTGGAGAGAAGGGATCTCATGGTGCTGATGGAGCCCCT GGTCCTTCTGGTCTTCCCGGACCCCAAGGTATTACTGGACAGCGTGGTGGTGTAGGTCTGACTGGACAGCGTGGAGAGCGCGGTATGCCTGGTGTATCTGGAGCATCT ggtGAGCCAGGAAAGCAGGGATCCTCTGGACCTGTTGGTGAGCGTGGACCCCCCGGACCTGCTGGACCCGCTGGACTGTCTGGTGCTCCTGGAGAGGCTGGTCGTGAG GGATCTGCCGGTCATGATGGTGCCCCTGGCCGCGACGGACCTCCTGGCCCCAAG GGAGACCGTGGTGAGACTGGTTTGGCTGGACCCCATGGACCACCAGGTGCTCCTGGAGCCCCCGGACCTCTCGGCGCCTATGGCAAGGCTGGTAGCCGTGGAGAGACT GGTCCCGCTGGTCCTGCCGGTCCTTCTGGCCCTGCTGGTGTCCGTGGTCCCGCT GGCCCTGCTGGTGCcaagggagacagaggagaggctgGTGAGGCTGGAGAGAGAGGCCACAAGGGACACAGAGGATTCACTGGCATGCATGGTCTGCCCGGACCTGCT GGATCTGTTGGAGAGAGAGGACCTGCTGGTGCCAATGGACCCGCTGGACCTAGA GGACCTGCTGGATCTAACGGCGCCACTGGTAAGGATGGCATGAATGGTCTGCCTGGACCCATCGGACCCCCTGGACCTCGCGGTCGCAATGGAGATATGGGACCTGCT GGACCTCCTGGACCCCCTGGACCTGCTGGACCCCCTGGACCTCCCGGCAATGGATACCCCTTCATCAGCCCACCAGCTCAGGAGAAGGCCCCTGATCCCTACCATGGCGGCCACTGGCATGATGACGACCCCAACGTGGTGCAAGATCGCGACATGGAGGTTGACACCACCCTCAAGACCCTGACGCAGAAGGTCGAGAAGATCCGTAGCCCCGATGGTACCCAGAAGAGCCCTGCCCGCATGTGCCGTGACCTGAAGATGTCCCACCCTGAGTGGAAGACCG GCATTTACTGGGTTGATCCCAACCAGGGCTCTTCTTTGGATGCCATCAAGGTCCACTGCAACATGGAGACTGGCCAGACTTGCATCTACCCCAGCGAGTCCAGCATCCCCATGAAGAACTGGTACCTCAGCAAGAACATCAGAGAGAAGAAGCACGTCTGGTTCAGCGAGTCCATGACCGGTGGATTCCAG TTCCAGTATGGCAGCGATGGAGCTGATTCCGAGGATGTCAGCATCCAGATGACCTTCATGCGCCTGATGTCCAACCAGGCCTCTCAGAACATCACATACCACTGCAAGAACAGCATCGCCTACATGGACTCCGCCACCGGCAACCTGAAGAAGGCCCTGCTTCTCCAGGGCTCCAACGATGTCGAGATCAGAGCTGAGGGCAACAGCCGCTTCACATACAGCGTCAGCGAGGATGGCTGCACG TCACACACTGGCACATGGGGCAAGACAGTCATCGACTACAAGACATCAAAAACATCCCGCCTGCCCATCATTGACATTGCTCCTATGGATGTTGGTGCACCTGATCAGGAATTTGGCGTTGAAGTTGGCCCCGTTTGCTTcttgtaa